The Chryseolinea soli genome contains a region encoding:
- a CDS encoding HAD family hydrolase: MMKKNLLVIIFLLLVATSCRKVDREETDVPAVVDTDPLPSWNDGEVKRAIIDYVNRVTKDSSADYIPAEDRIATFDNDGTLWAERPLVQELFAFYQAKQMVAKQPALAKKQPFKAMVEGDKTFFAKGGDKALIAAVGATHTGMTEDQFEASAKTFFSSATYPGKNVPLKQIRYLPQLELLDYLRVHGFKIYICTGGTVELVRSMARDFYGIPPEQIIGTSFKYVYADSSRKIYREPILNHFNDKEGKPVGIQLAIGKHPVLACGNEGGKGDIAMLAFSQAGKYPSLQLLVNHDDGAREFEYSEPDSASLKAANKNHWRVISMKNDWREVFPKP; encoded by the coding sequence ATGATGAAAAAAAATCTACTTGTAATCATCTTCCTGCTGTTGGTGGCCACATCCTGCCGAAAAGTTGACAGGGAAGAGACGGACGTGCCCGCCGTCGTCGACACCGATCCGCTTCCCTCCTGGAACGACGGGGAAGTGAAGCGCGCGATCATTGACTACGTGAACCGTGTAACGAAAGATTCCTCTGCCGACTACATTCCCGCCGAGGACCGCATCGCCACCTTCGACAACGACGGCACCTTGTGGGCAGAGCGACCCTTAGTGCAGGAGCTTTTTGCTTTCTATCAAGCCAAACAAATGGTGGCCAAACAACCCGCGTTGGCAAAGAAGCAACCGTTCAAAGCGATGGTGGAAGGAGACAAAACCTTTTTTGCCAAAGGTGGTGACAAAGCCCTCATCGCGGCGGTCGGTGCCACCCATACCGGCATGACTGAAGATCAATTCGAGGCCAGCGCGAAAACATTTTTTTCTTCGGCCACCTATCCCGGAAAAAATGTGCCGTTAAAACAGATCCGTTACTTGCCACAGTTGGAACTGTTGGATTACCTGCGTGTACACGGGTTTAAAATTTATATATGTACCGGAGGAACCGTCGAGCTGGTGCGGAGCATGGCCCGGGATTTTTATGGCATACCTCCGGAACAAATCATCGGCACATCCTTCAAATACGTTTATGCCGACAGTTCGCGCAAAATCTACCGCGAGCCCATCCTGAACCACTTCAACGACAAAGAGGGAAAGCCGGTAGGCATCCAGTTGGCGATCGGAAAGCATCCGGTGCTGGCTTGTGGCAACGAAGGCGGCAAGGGAGACATTGCCATGCTAGCGTTCAGCCAGGCCGGTAAATATCCTTCGCTGCAATTGCTGGTGAACCACGATGATGGCGCCCGTGAATTTGAGTATAGCGAACCGGACTCTGCATCGCTCAAAGCAGCGAATAAAAATCATTGGCGCGTCATCAGTATGAAGAATGATTGGAGAGAAGTTTTTCCCAAGCCCTAA